Proteins from one Desulfocurvus vexinensis DSM 17965 genomic window:
- the lpxB gene encoding lipid-A-disaccharide synthase, producing the protein MQATGTMSQGAGPVWVSAGEVSGDLHGALLVRAMAGLAPGLRFTGMGGPAMAGAGVQAAFDIAELSLVGLTEVLAHLPRIAGLLRRMRRRMAEERPAAVVCIDAPDFNFFVVRMARRLGIPVFYYICPQVWAWRAGRVNFLKKYVQRVLCILPFEKAFLAERGLDADYVGHPLTDQIPLDALRALAPEPGRVGILPGSRTREIETLLPEFGAAARTIAVRIPGAAFSILRAPGVDEARLRALWPADLPVEIVPPEERYPAMRRAQVLLAASGTATLEAALIGTPAVVAYRVSALSYALGRLVVGVPNISLPNLILGERALPELLQGQANGPAIAVEALRWLTDPAAMAEVRARLARLAGMVGEPGAPGRAARIILDGAGLGPRPAR; encoded by the coding sequence ATGCAAGCCACGGGAACCATGAGCCAGGGAGCGGGGCCGGTGTGGGTCAGCGCGGGCGAGGTGTCGGGCGACCTGCACGGCGCGCTGCTGGTGCGCGCCATGGCCGGCCTCGCCCCGGGCCTGCGCTTCACCGGCATGGGCGGCCCGGCCATGGCCGGGGCCGGGGTCCAGGCCGCTTTCGACATCGCCGAGCTGTCCCTGGTGGGGCTGACCGAGGTGCTGGCGCACCTGCCGCGCATCGCCGGGCTGCTGCGCCGCATGCGCCGCCGCATGGCCGAGGAGCGCCCGGCGGCGGTGGTCTGCATCGACGCGCCGGACTTCAATTTCTTCGTGGTGCGCATGGCCCGGCGCCTGGGCATCCCGGTGTTCTACTACATCTGCCCCCAGGTCTGGGCCTGGCGCGCCGGGCGGGTGAATTTCCTCAAGAAATACGTGCAGCGCGTGCTGTGCATCCTGCCCTTCGAGAAGGCCTTCCTGGCCGAGCGCGGGCTGGACGCCGACTACGTGGGCCACCCCCTGACGGACCAGATTCCGCTGGACGCGCTGCGCGCCCTGGCCCCGGAGCCGGGGCGGGTGGGCATCCTGCCCGGTAGCCGCACCCGCGAGATCGAGACCCTGCTGCCCGAGTTCGGCGCCGCCGCGCGGACCATCGCCGTGCGCATCCCGGGGGCGGCGTTTTCCATCCTGCGCGCCCCGGGGGTGGACGAAGCCCGGCTGCGCGCCCTGTGGCCTGCGGACCTGCCCGTGGAGATCGTGCCGCCCGAGGAGCGCTACCCGGCCATGCGCCGGGCCCAGGTGCTGCTGGCGGCCTCGGGCACGGCGACCCTGGAGGCCGCGCTCATCGGCACCCCGGCGGTGGTGGCCTACCGCGTCTCGGCCCTGTCCTACGCCCTGGGGCGGCTCGTCGTGGGCGTGCCGAACATCAGCCTGCCCAACCTCATCCTGGGCGAGCGGGCCCTGCCCGAGCTGCTCCAGGGCCAGGCCAACGGCCCGGCCATCGCCGTGGAGGCCCTGCGCTGGCTCACGGACCCGGCGGCCATGGCCGAGGTCCGCGCGCGGCTGGCGCGGCTGGCCGGGATGGTCGGCGAGCCCGGCGCCCCGGGCCGCGCGGCGCGCATCATCCTGGACGGCGCGGGCCTGGGGCCCCGGCCCGCCCGCTGA
- the murA gene encoding UDP-N-acetylglucosamine 1-carboxyvinyltransferase, whose amino-acid sequence MEKLVIEGGRPLAGTVRISGSKNAALPLLFAALAVDGPVTFTNVPRLRDIHTTLKLLEILGCTTAFDQGTVRVDTVGLTPEAPYDLVKTMRASVLCLGPLLARLGEARVALPGGCAIGARPVDLHLKALEAMGAVFELEDGYIRGTCQGRLRGAHIPFDFPTVGGTENLLMAAALAEGETLLVNAAREPEVVDLANFLAACGAKISGQGTSIIRVEGVERLAGCAYRIMPDRIEAGTFLCAAAITDGELLLEDCPLGELEAVASKLREMGVWIEETAGGVLCRRGTELVGVNVTTLPFPGFPTDMQAQIMALMCLAKGTGVVKETIFENRFMHVPELGRMGARISLDGRTAVVRGVAGLTGAPVMASDLRASASLVLAGLAARGTTHVQRIYHLDRGYERIENKLGAVGAVIRRERE is encoded by the coding sequence ATGGAAAAACTTGTCATCGAAGGTGGCCGCCCCCTGGCGGGAACGGTGCGCATCAGCGGCTCCAAGAACGCCGCGCTGCCCCTGCTCTTCGCGGCCCTGGCCGTGGACGGGCCGGTGACCTTCACCAACGTGCCGCGCCTGCGCGACATCCATACGACCCTGAAGCTGCTCGAAATCCTCGGCTGCACCACGGCCTTCGACCAGGGCACCGTGCGCGTGGACACCGTGGGCCTGACCCCCGAGGCGCCCTACGATCTGGTCAAGACCATGCGCGCCTCGGTGCTCTGCCTGGGGCCGCTTTTGGCGCGCCTGGGCGAGGCCCGGGTGGCCCTGCCCGGCGGCTGCGCCATCGGCGCCCGGCCTGTGGACCTGCACCTCAAGGCCCTGGAGGCCATGGGCGCCGTGTTCGAGCTGGAGGACGGCTACATTCGCGGCACCTGCCAGGGCCGCCTGCGCGGCGCGCACATCCCCTTCGACTTTCCCACCGTGGGCGGCACCGAGAACCTGCTCATGGCCGCCGCCCTGGCCGAGGGCGAGACGCTGCTGGTCAACGCCGCCCGCGAGCCCGAGGTGGTGGACCTGGCCAATTTCCTCGCCGCCTGCGGCGCGAAGATCAGCGGCCAGGGCACGAGCATCATCCGCGTGGAGGGCGTGGAGCGCCTGGCGGGCTGCGCGTACCGCATCATGCCCGACCGCATCGAGGCCGGGACGTTCCTGTGCGCCGCGGCCATCACCGACGGCGAGCTGCTGCTCGAGGACTGCCCGCTGGGCGAGCTGGAGGCCGTGGCCTCCAAGCTGCGCGAGATGGGCGTGTGGATCGAGGAGACCGCCGGGGGCGTGCTCTGCCGCCGGGGCACGGAGCTGGTGGGCGTCAACGTGACCACGCTGCCCTTCCCGGGCTTCCCCACGGACATGCAGGCCCAGATCATGGCCCTGATGTGCCTGGCCAAGGGCACCGGCGTGGTCAAGGAGACCATCTTCGAGAACCGCTTCATGCACGTGCCCGAGCTGGGGCGCATGGGCGCGCGCATCTCCCTGGACGGGCGCACCGCCGTGGTGCGCGGCGTGGCCGGGCTGACCGGGGCGCCGGTCATGGCCTCGGACCTGCGGGCCTCGGCCTCGCTGGTGCTGGCCGGGCTGGCCGCCCGGGGCACGACCCACGTGCAGCGCATCTACCACCTGGACCGGGGCTACGAGCGCATCGAGAACAAGCTCGGCGCCGTGGGCGCGGTCATCCGCCGCGAGCGGGAGTAG
- a CDS encoding class I SAM-dependent methyltransferase: protein MHIEVLLGGWDQYELLDSGDRRKLERFGDVVVVRGEPRAWWAPALPQADWDRAVAVHDEKRWTMRPGAPREWTLPLGDLRLLARFTETSKHLGVFPEQWPHWMSLAAHGAPRAGRRPRLLNLFGYTGVASLAAARAGFEVTHIDASKTALAWARRNQELSGLGDTNVRFLLDDAAKFTTREERRGNAYEAILLDPPAFGRGPAKELWKVEAQVADLLATCGRLLSDDARLVILTMYNTDASALMLRNLMLGAMPGAGGTLAVGELALAHSASPRLLPRSLWARWTP, encoded by the coding sequence ATGCACATCGAAGTTCTTCTTGGCGGATGGGACCAGTACGAGCTGCTGGATTCGGGCGACCGGCGCAAGCTGGAGCGCTTCGGCGATGTGGTCGTGGTGCGCGGGGAGCCGCGCGCGTGGTGGGCCCCGGCCCTGCCCCAGGCCGACTGGGACCGCGCCGTGGCCGTGCACGACGAAAAGCGCTGGACCATGCGCCCCGGGGCCCCGCGCGAGTGGACCCTGCCCCTGGGTGACCTGCGCCTGCTGGCCCGCTTCACCGAAACCTCCAAGCACCTGGGCGTGTTCCCCGAGCAGTGGCCGCACTGGATGAGCCTGGCGGCCCACGGCGCACCCCGGGCCGGGCGCAGGCCCCGGCTTTTGAACCTCTTCGGCTACACCGGCGTGGCCAGCCTGGCCGCGGCCCGGGCCGGGTTCGAGGTCACGCACATCGACGCCTCCAAGACCGCCCTGGCCTGGGCCCGGCGCAACCAGGAGCTCTCCGGCCTTGGCGACACCAACGTCCGCTTCCTGCTGGACGACGCGGCCAAGTTCACCACCCGCGAGGAGCGGCGCGGCAACGCCTACGAGGCCATCCTGCTGGACCCCCCGGCCTTCGGGCGCGGCCCGGCCAAGGAGCTGTGGAAGGTCGAGGCCCAGGTGGCGGACCTTTTGGCCACCTGCGGGCGGCTGCTCTCCGACGACGCGCGGCTGGTCATCCTGACCATGTACAACACCGACGCCTCGGCGCTCATGCTGCGCAACCTGATGCTCGGGGCCATGCCCGGCGCGGGCGGCACCCTGGCCGTGGGCGAGCTGGCCCTGGCGCACAGCGCCAGCCCCCGGCTGCTGCCGCGCTCGCTGTGGGCCCGCTGGACGCCCTGA
- a CDS encoding Gfo/Idh/MocA family protein, whose protein sequence is MQKTMNVGVIGLGWMGRVHLRNYTEMPGVRVAGVMDSDPAALDAMHKQFGVPVFDTLDALLAQPLDAVSVCVPTVHHLPVGLAVIARGIPLLIEKPLAASAAQGRQLLEAASAAGVPLMVGHIERFNPAVQRVRELAAEDKVISITIERVGPYPPRIQDVGVIRDLGSHDIDLIRHISGSEYKKVFAVTATTIGKHEDTALITAEMENGVLGQISTNWITPYKSRFIRVATTTRYIEANLITQQVKAYSRFQDYNDHYTIKEWPVLYREPVRSELTAFLGALRQGTPMPISGQDGLVVLETIERLGVC, encoded by the coding sequence ATGCAAAAGACCATGAACGTCGGCGTCATCGGCCTGGGCTGGATGGGCCGGGTCCACCTGCGCAACTACACCGAGATGCCCGGCGTGCGCGTGGCCGGGGTCATGGACAGCGACCCCGCCGCCCTGGACGCCATGCACAAGCAGTTCGGCGTGCCGGTGTTCGACACCCTGGACGCCCTGCTGGCCCAGCCCCTGGACGCCGTGAGCGTGTGCGTGCCCACGGTACACCACCTGCCCGTGGGCCTGGCGGTCATCGCCCGGGGCATCCCGCTGCTCATCGAAAAACCCCTGGCCGCCAGCGCCGCCCAGGGCCGCCAACTCCTGGAGGCCGCCAGCGCCGCAGGCGTGCCGCTCATGGTCGGGCACATCGAGCGCTTCAACCCCGCCGTGCAGCGCGTGCGCGAGCTGGCCGCCGAGGACAAGGTCATCTCCATCACCATCGAGCGCGTGGGCCCCTACCCGCCGCGCATCCAGGACGTGGGCGTCATCCGCGACCTGGGCTCCCACGATATCGACCTCATCCGCCACATCTCCGGCTCGGAGTACAAGAAGGTCTTCGCCGTCACGGCCACGACCATCGGCAAGCACGAGGACACGGCGCTCATCACCGCCGAGATGGAAAACGGCGTGCTGGGGCAGATTTCCACCAACTGGATCACGCCCTACAAGTCGCGCTTCATCCGCGTGGCGACCACCACGCGCTACATCGAGGCCAACCTCATCACCCAGCAGGTCAAGGCCTACAGCCGCTTCCAGGACTACAACGACCACTACACCATCAAGGAATGGCCCGTGCTCTACCGCGAGCCCGTGCGCAGCGAGCTGACGGCCTTCCTGGGCGCCCTGCGCCAGGGCACGCCCATGCCCATCAGCGGGCAGGACGGGCTGGTGGTGCTGGAAACCATCGAGCGCCTGGGCGTGTGCTGA
- a CDS encoding VOC family protein codes for MSRITFEGQAVFVADMAAARAFYEQALDQQVLFEVGDQYVSYAGGLALWQLASALEAVRGEAPPSPGAPLGRDNFELYFETHDLPAAWERLARAGARPLHEMREMPWGQRCLRVQDPDGHIVEVAEPLPLVIRRFLDQGLSPEQVAERTMTTLEMVQAVAAGGAQP; via the coding sequence ATGAGCCGGATCACCTTCGAGGGCCAGGCCGTGTTCGTGGCCGACATGGCCGCCGCACGCGCCTTCTACGAACAGGCCCTGGACCAGCAGGTCCTCTTCGAGGTCGGGGACCAGTACGTCAGCTATGCCGGGGGCCTGGCGCTGTGGCAGCTCGCCAGCGCGCTTGAGGCCGTGCGCGGCGAGGCCCCGCCCAGCCCCGGCGCCCCCCTGGGCCGCGACAACTTCGAGCTGTATTTCGAGACCCACGACCTGCCCGCCGCCTGGGAGCGCCTGGCCCGGGCCGGGGCCCGCCCGCTGCACGAGATGCGCGAGATGCCCTGGGGCCAGCGCTGCCTGCGCGTGCAGGACCCCGACGGGCACATCGTGGAAGTGGCCGAGCCGCTGCCCCTGGTCATCCGCCGCTTCCTGGACCAGGGCCTGAGCCCCGAGCAGGTGGCCGAGCGGACCATGACCACCCTGGAGATGGTCCAGGCCGTGGCCGCCGGGGGCGCGCAGCCATAG
- the selB gene encoding selenocysteine-specific translation elongation factor codes for MPLIMGTAGHIDHGKTTLIKALTGIDCDRLKEEKKRGITIELGFAFLDLPGGARLGVIDVPGHERFVKNMVAGASGVDFVLLAIAADEGVMPQTREHLEICTLLGIRRGLVALTKADAVDADWLEMVVEDVRGALGGTFLADAPMLPVSAHTGAGLDALRAAIAELAAQAPASRPADLFRLPVDRVFTMRGHGTVVTGTLVSGRIAEGEEVQLYPQGTRTRARGLQSHGQPVAEALAGRRTAVNLAGLEVEDVARGQVLARPGTLFPHTLWDVELTALASAGRDLKHRKETHLHHGTREVLAKVLLLDREALRPGETALCRLLLPEPMPGVYGDRVVLRSFSPLRTIAGGRIIGPCGRRLRRGDPQAMARLQALAGDDQQAVLAAQLALAGPQGVSLAALRTMCALEARALEKLVQQMCSQGAAYLVDKDERVHVSGEVMEGLMAGALERVAAFHRAEPMKQGILRGELASSWGRELPERLVHFVVERLVRRGELVAEAETLRLPTHAVSLAADAQRLRAALEAAYSQGGQTPPNLKDVLDPLGVAAKDAAPVLRLLQEAGVLVKVKEDLYFHAPALDALRARVVAFLEERGEMGAADFKTVSGLSRKYLIPLLEQFDKERLTVRVGDMRVLRRKEK; via the coding sequence ATGCCGCTCATCATGGGCACCGCCGGGCACATCGACCACGGCAAGACCACGCTCATCAAGGCCCTGACGGGCATCGACTGCGACCGCCTGAAGGAGGAGAAGAAGCGCGGCATCACCATCGAGCTGGGCTTCGCCTTCCTGGACCTGCCCGGCGGCGCGCGCCTGGGGGTCATCGATGTGCCCGGCCACGAGCGGTTCGTGAAGAACATGGTCGCCGGGGCTTCGGGGGTGGACTTCGTGCTGCTGGCCATCGCCGCCGACGAGGGCGTCATGCCCCAGACCCGCGAACACCTGGAAATCTGCACCCTGCTGGGCATCCGGCGCGGGCTGGTGGCCCTGACCAAGGCCGACGCCGTGGACGCCGACTGGCTGGAGATGGTGGTGGAGGACGTGCGCGGCGCCCTGGGCGGCACGTTCCTGGCCGACGCGCCGATGCTGCCCGTGAGCGCGCACACCGGCGCCGGGCTGGACGCCCTGCGCGCGGCCATCGCCGAGCTGGCCGCCCAGGCCCCGGCCAGCCGCCCGGCGGACCTTTTCCGCCTGCCGGTGGACCGTGTGTTCACCATGCGCGGCCACGGCACGGTGGTCACGGGCACGCTGGTTTCGGGGCGCATTGCCGAGGGCGAGGAGGTGCAGCTCTACCCCCAGGGCACGCGCACCCGCGCGCGGGGCTTGCAGTCCCACGGGCAGCCCGTGGCCGAGGCCCTGGCCGGGCGGCGCACGGCGGTGAACCTCGCCGGGCTGGAGGTGGAGGACGTGGCGCGCGGGCAGGTGCTGGCCCGGCCCGGAACCCTGTTCCCCCACACCCTGTGGGACGTGGAGCTGACCGCCCTGGCCTCGGCCGGGCGCGACCTCAAGCACCGCAAGGAGACCCACCTGCACCACGGCACGCGCGAGGTGCTGGCCAAGGTCCTGCTGCTGGACCGCGAGGCCCTGCGCCCGGGCGAAACCGCCCTGTGCCGTCTGCTGCTGCCCGAGCCCATGCCCGGGGTCTACGGCGACCGGGTGGTGCTGCGCTCGTTTTCGCCGCTGCGCACCATCGCCGGGGGGCGGATCATCGGCCCCTGCGGGCGCAGGCTGCGCCGGGGCGACCCGCAGGCCATGGCGCGCCTGCAGGCCCTGGCGGGCGACGACCAGCAGGCCGTGCTGGCCGCGCAGCTGGCCCTGGCCGGGCCGCAGGGCGTGAGCCTGGCCGCGCTGCGCACCATGTGCGCCCTGGAGGCCCGGGCCCTGGAAAAGCTCGTGCAGCAGATGTGCAGCCAGGGCGCGGCCTATCTGGTGGACAAGGACGAGCGCGTCCACGTGTCGGGCGAGGTCATGGAAGGGCTCATGGCCGGGGCCCTGGAGCGCGTGGCGGCCTTCCACCGCGCCGAGCCCATGAAGCAGGGCATCCTGCGCGGCGAGCTGGCCTCGTCGTGGGGCCGGGAGCTGCCCGAGCGGCTGGTGCATTTCGTGGTCGAACGGCTGGTGCGCCGGGGCGAGCTGGTGGCCGAGGCCGAGACCCTGCGCCTGCCGACCCACGCCGTGTCGCTGGCGGCGGACGCCCAGCGCCTGCGCGCGGCCCTGGAGGCCGCCTACAGCCAGGGCGGCCAGACCCCGCCCAACCTGAAGGACGTGCTGGACCCCCTGGGCGTGGCCGCCAAGGACGCCGCCCCGGTGCTGCGCCTGCTCCAGGAGGCCGGGGTGCTGGTCAAGGTCAAGGAGGACCTCTACTTCCACGCCCCGGCCCTGGACGCCCTGCGGGCGCGGGTGGTGGCCTTCCTGGAGGAGCGCGGCGAAATGGGCGCGGCGGACTTCAAGACCGTGAGCGGCCTGTCGCGCAAGTACCTGATTCCGCTGCTGGAACAGTTCGACAAGGAGCGGCTGACCGTGCGCGTGGGCGACATGCGCGTGCTGCGGCGCAAGGAAAAATAG